Proteins from one Natrinema salinisoli genomic window:
- a CDS encoding SDR family NAD(P)-dependent oxidoreductase, producing MARTAVIGGVGPGLGASLARKFVDEGCQVGLFARSADYLEDLAADLGDDALAVPTDITDPDAVEAGFREVRDAFGPVDILVNHASGGSWKGVRDISPAEFEQAWEVSAHGALLCSQEAVEDMLAADGGTIIFTGATSAVRGRGGAIGFSAAKFGVRGMAESMARELGPEGIHVAHVVIDGQIETPRVRESQPDRDEAEFLDPDAIADSYWHLVTQDRSAWTLELDVRPHVEEF from the coding sequence ATGGCACGAACCGCAGTTATCGGCGGCGTCGGTCCCGGCCTCGGCGCATCGCTCGCCCGCAAATTCGTCGACGAGGGCTGTCAAGTCGGGCTGTTCGCTCGGTCGGCGGACTACCTCGAGGACCTGGCGGCCGACCTCGGCGACGACGCGCTCGCCGTTCCGACGGACATCACGGATCCGGACGCGGTCGAGGCGGGCTTTCGAGAGGTTCGCGACGCCTTCGGTCCCGTAGATATCCTCGTCAATCACGCGAGCGGTGGCTCCTGGAAAGGCGTCCGGGACATCTCTCCGGCGGAGTTCGAGCAGGCGTGGGAGGTCTCGGCCCACGGCGCGCTCCTGTGCTCGCAGGAAGCCGTCGAAGATATGCTCGCCGCGGACGGCGGGACGATCATCTTCACCGGCGCGACCTCCGCTGTTCGCGGGCGGGGCGGCGCAATCGGCTTCAGCGCGGCCAAGTTCGGGGTTCGTGGAATGGCCGAATCCATGGCTCGAGAGCTCGGTCCCGAGGGAATCCACGTCGCTCACGTGGTGATCGACGGCCAGATCGAGACGCCGCGGGTTCGCGAGTCCCAGCCCGACCGCGACGAGGCGGAGTTCCTCGACCCGGACGCCATCGCCGACTCCTACTGGCACCTCGTGACGCAGGATCGATCCGCGTGGACCCTCGAACTCGACGTTCGACCTCACGTCGAGGAGTTCTGA
- a CDS encoding methylglyoxal synthase: protein MTRVALIAHDEKKPDLIDFARAHEDQLRAYELIATGTTGKRLIDEIGLEVERKESGPLGGDMMIGSEVAEGKLDGVVFLRDPLRAQPHEPDISALLRICDVHDTALATNLASAEFLIEGLAE, encoded by the coding sequence ATGACACGCGTCGCGTTGATCGCCCACGACGAGAAGAAGCCGGACCTCATCGACTTCGCTCGAGCGCACGAAGACCAACTACGGGCGTACGAACTGATCGCGACCGGAACGACGGGAAAGCGGCTGATCGACGAGATCGGCCTCGAGGTCGAGCGAAAGGAATCGGGACCGCTCGGCGGGGACATGATGATCGGGTCGGAGGTCGCGGAGGGGAAACTCGACGGGGTCGTCTTCCTCCGGGATCCGCTCCGAGCCCAGCCCCACGAGCCCGATATCTCGGCGCTGTTGCGCATCTGTGACGTTCACGATACGGCGCTCGCGACGAACCTCGCCTCCGCGGAGTTCCTCATCGAAGGGTTAGCGGAGTAG